The following proteins are encoded in a genomic region of Nitratireductor sp. GISD-1A_MAKvit:
- a CDS encoding carbohydrate ABC transporter permease: MSTARHSPARSIAAHAVLATYTIIALFPVFVIVVNAFKSRKAIFRTPLELPNAETFSLVGFETVLKQGDFLLYFQNSFVVTVVSLFMVLLFGAMAAFALAEYRFKGNSLMGLYLALGIMIPIRLGTVAILQMMAASGLVNTLTSLILVYTAQGLPLAVFILSEFMRQVSDDLKNAGRIDGLSEYRIFFRLVLPLVRPAMATVAVFTMIPIWNDLWFPLILAPAESTKTITLGAQVFIGQFVTNWNAVLAALSLAILPVLILYLIFSRQLIRGITSGAVK; the protein is encoded by the coding sequence ATGAGCACAGCCAGGCACTCCCCCGCCCGTTCCATCGCCGCCCATGCGGTGCTGGCGACCTACACGATCATCGCTCTATTTCCCGTGTTCGTCATCGTGGTCAACGCCTTCAAGTCGCGCAAGGCGATCTTCCGTACGCCGCTGGAGCTTCCCAACGCGGAAACCTTCAGTCTGGTCGGCTTCGAGACGGTTTTGAAACAGGGTGATTTCCTGCTTTATTTCCAAAACAGCTTCGTGGTCACCGTCGTGTCGCTGTTCATGGTGCTGCTGTTCGGTGCCATGGCCGCCTTTGCGCTTGCCGAATACCGCTTCAAGGGCAACTCGCTGATGGGCCTTTACCTGGCGCTCGGCATCATGATCCCGATCCGGCTCGGCACTGTGGCGATCCTTCAGATGATGGCGGCATCCGGCCTCGTCAACACGCTGACCTCGCTCATCCTGGTCTATACGGCACAGGGGTTGCCTCTTGCCGTCTTCATCCTCTCGGAGTTCATGCGACAGGTTTCCGACGATCTGAAGAACGCCGGACGGATCGACGGGCTCAGCGAGTACCGCATCTTCTTCCGCCTCGTTCTACCGCTGGTGCGGCCGGCAATGGCGACGGTCGCGGTCTTCACCATGATCCCCATCTGGAACGATCTCTGGTTCCCGCTGATCCTCGCGCCCGCTGAGTCCACGAAAACCATCACGCTCGGCGCGCAGGTCTTCATCGGGCAGTTCGTTACCAACTGGAACGCCGTTCTGGCGGCACTCTCGCTCGCCATCCTGCCGGTGCTGATCCTCTATCTGATCTTCTCGCGCCAGCTCATCCGCGGCATCACATCGGGAGCAGTGAAATGA
- a CDS encoding carbohydrate ABC transporter permease, with translation MAQAAKKSPRWHIAVFLAPAVLIYTAIMIIPLFSTLKLAMYSDVENSQVFVGLQNFRALFGDPQWSDQFWNALKNNTWFFIVHMIVQNPIGILLAALLSSPRLRMRSFYRTAIFIPTILSFVIAGFAWKLILSPLWGVAPNLLDLVGLKSLFQPWLGKEAYALTTLALISVWQFVGIPMMLIYAALLSIPDELLEAAECDGITGMSQFWKVKLPLILPAIGIISILTFVGNFNAFDLIYATQGALAGPDFSTDILGTFMFRTFFGFQLQLGDPNLGAAIATAMFAIILVGVSIYLFGIQTRLRRYQF, from the coding sequence ATGGCTCAAGCCGCAAAGAAGTCGCCACGCTGGCACATTGCCGTTTTTCTGGCACCCGCCGTTTTGATTTACACGGCGATCATGATCATTCCGCTCTTCAGCACCCTGAAACTGGCCATGTACAGTGACGTGGAAAACAGTCAGGTTTTCGTTGGTCTGCAAAATTTCCGGGCCCTTTTCGGTGACCCGCAATGGTCCGACCAGTTCTGGAACGCGCTCAAGAACAACACCTGGTTCTTCATCGTACACATGATCGTGCAGAACCCGATCGGCATTCTTCTGGCAGCCCTTCTTTCCAGCCCAAGGCTGAGAATGCGCTCTTTCTACCGCACGGCGATCTTCATTCCGACGATTCTCTCATTCGTGATTGCAGGTTTTGCCTGGAAGCTTATCCTGAGCCCACTCTGGGGCGTGGCCCCCAACCTGCTTGATCTTGTGGGCCTCAAGAGCCTGTTCCAGCCATGGCTTGGCAAGGAAGCCTATGCGCTGACAACACTGGCACTGATCTCGGTCTGGCAATTCGTCGGCATTCCTATGATGCTGATCTACGCGGCTCTTCTTTCCATTCCCGACGAGCTTCTGGAAGCGGCGGAATGCGACGGCATCACCGGCATGTCTCAATTCTGGAAGGTGAAGCTTCCGCTTATCCTGCCGGCGATAGGCATCATCTCGATCCTTACCTTTGTCGGCAATTTCAATGCCTTCGACCTGATCTACGCGACACAGGGCGCTCTCGCGGGGCCGGACTTCTCAACCGATATTCTCGGTACCTTCATGTTCCGCACCTTCTTCGGCTTCCAGCTCCAGCTTGGTGATCCGAATCTCGGGGCGGCCATCGCCACGGCCATGTTCGCCATCATTCTTGTCGGCGTGTCGATCTATCTGTTCGGCATTCAGACGCGGCTTCGCCGCTACCAGTTCTGA
- a CDS encoding BadF/BadG/BcrA/BcrD ATPase family protein yields the protein MSEFVIAVDGGGTSCRAAVADRAGNVLGRGKRGSANIFTTQDAIGHNIIAAASEALQAAGLSTEELPRLPAYLGLAGINVGQRQKALAEALPFAQTEFVHDGLIALQGAMGDDDGVMAILGTGSVYLSRKGNVLRSVGGWGFAIGDQASGAVIGRTLLQQALLAHDGIHEHTPLSCAVMARFDNSPEAMVEFAQQGARPADFGAFAPLIFEYDRQDDPLAARILRDAVLDVSEALDAMIFEGCGRLCLLGGLAQEYSTRLSPRHRRILREPLGDALGGAVQLALRAFPPAPLVEGRR from the coding sequence ATGAGCGAATTTGTCATTGCCGTAGATGGTGGAGGGACAAGCTGTCGGGCCGCAGTGGCCGACCGTGCGGGAAATGTGCTCGGACGCGGCAAGCGGGGTTCTGCCAACATTTTCACCACGCAGGATGCCATCGGGCACAACATCATTGCCGCGGCAAGCGAAGCGCTTCAGGCTGCCGGGCTGTCCACCGAAGAGCTTCCACGACTGCCGGCCTATCTTGGGCTGGCCGGTATCAATGTCGGGCAGCGTCAAAAGGCGTTGGCCGAGGCGTTGCCCTTTGCGCAGACGGAGTTTGTTCACGATGGTCTGATCGCTCTTCAGGGCGCGATGGGCGACGATGACGGCGTCATGGCCATTCTGGGCACGGGCTCCGTCTATCTTTCGCGGAAGGGGAATGTCCTGCGTAGTGTTGGCGGCTGGGGATTTGCAATCGGCGACCAGGCCAGCGGCGCGGTGATCGGACGCACGCTTCTCCAGCAGGCCCTGCTGGCCCATGACGGGATCCATGAGCATACGCCCCTCAGTTGCGCAGTCATGGCCCGTTTCGATAACAGTCCCGAGGCCATGGTCGAGTTTGCTCAGCAGGGTGCACGTCCGGCGGATTTTGGCGCGTTTGCGCCCTTGATCTTCGAATATGATCGCCAGGATGATCCGCTCGCAGCGCGCATTTTGCGTGATGCAGTGCTCGACGTCTCCGAAGCACTGGATGCCATGATCTTTGAAGGGTGCGGGCGGCTCTGCCTGCTCGGTGGTCTGGCGCAGGAGTATTCGACGCGCCTGTCACCGCGCCATCGCCGTATTCTCAGGGAGCCGCTGGGCGATGCTCTCGGTGGAGCGGTTCAGCTTGCCCTGCGGGCGTTCCCGCCAGCCCCCCTTGTGGAGGGGCGACGATGA
- a CDS encoding GntR family transcriptional regulator, with the protein MSVQDLFTTERVEAMGPGPLYLRLRRLLEEAILGGVLGEGEALPTERDIAELTALSRVTVRRAVDDLVKQGRLIRRHGSGTFVAPSVSRVEQSLSLLTSFTEDMARRGLTARSEWLERVVVAPSPDEMMVLGLSIGDKVSRLERLRIAGNVPMAIEKASIIGSFLPDPASVTDSLYDALEQRSARPCRATQRIAARNVDEREAGLLRIAPGEAALYIERVSYLPNGRVIEFTRSIYRGDAYDFVAELKIPER; encoded by the coding sequence ATGAGCGTGCAGGACCTTTTCACCACAGAGCGTGTCGAGGCCATGGGGCCAGGACCGCTCTATCTTCGCCTGCGGCGGCTGCTCGAAGAGGCTATCCTCGGTGGTGTGCTTGGGGAAGGCGAAGCCCTGCCAACCGAGCGTGATATTGCCGAGCTGACGGCCCTCAGCCGTGTGACGGTGCGGCGGGCGGTGGACGATCTCGTGAAGCAGGGCCGGCTCATCCGACGTCACGGCTCGGGGACTTTTGTCGCGCCGTCCGTTTCGCGTGTCGAGCAATCGCTGTCACTGCTGACCTCGTTCACCGAAGACATGGCGCGGCGCGGTCTTACCGCCCGGTCGGAATGGCTGGAGCGTGTCGTCGTTGCGCCGTCTCCCGACGAGATGATGGTTCTGGGCCTTTCCATCGGAGACAAGGTCTCCCGACTCGAGCGTCTCCGCATTGCCGGCAACGTGCCAATGGCCATCGAAAAAGCGTCCATCATCGGCAGTTTCCTGCCCGATCCGGCGTCGGTCACGGATTCACTTTATGATGCGCTGGAGCAGCGCTCGGCAAGGCCGTGCCGTGCCACGCAGCGCATCGCGGCACGCAATGTCGACGAGCGCGAAGCCGGCCTTCTCAGGATCGCGCCGGGTGAGGCCGCTCTCTACATCGAACGCGTTTCCTATCTGCCCAATGGCAGGGTCATCGAGTTCACACGCTCCATCTACCGTGGCGACGCATATGATTTCGTTGCCGAACTGAAGATTCCCGAGCGCTGA
- the nagA gene encoding N-acetylglucosamine-6-phosphate deacetylase, with product MPSFAIVDARIFDGNIWLDDHALIVEGGRVSAIVPKSALGAGIERRAAGGALIVPGFIDLQVNGGGGVMFDGDCGVEGLHKMCSAHARFGTTGLLPTLITDTREATAASIASGIEAARLGMPGFLGLHLEGPHLSLARKGAHDPSLIRPMDDDDIKALVSARAELPALMVTLAPENVTTDQVRVLVDAGIRVSLGHTDTTCETALAYAQAGATLVTHLFNAMSPLAHREPGVVGAALESGNLWAGIIADGVHVDPVAIGAALRGKRGPARIFAVTDAMSTIGTDLKSFTLNGRTIERRNGRLTLADGTLAGADIDMIGTLSYLHGTVQLPLEEALRMVGLYPAQAIGLDAAKGWLGAGSDADFVILDNDLNVVSTWIGGQAVHQAR from the coding sequence ATGCCTTCATTTGCAATCGTCGACGCTCGCATCTTCGATGGAAACATCTGGTTGGACGACCATGCCCTCATCGTCGAGGGTGGACGCGTGTCAGCCATCGTGCCGAAGAGCGCGCTTGGAGCGGGGATTGAACGACGCGCTGCCGGTGGCGCACTGATCGTGCCCGGCTTCATCGACCTGCAGGTCAATGGCGGTGGTGGCGTCATGTTCGATGGCGATTGCGGGGTGGAAGGACTGCATAAAATGTGCAGCGCTCACGCGCGGTTCGGCACCACGGGGCTTTTGCCGACATTGATCACCGACACGCGGGAAGCGACAGCGGCATCCATCGCGTCCGGCATCGAGGCCGCGCGTTTGGGAATGCCGGGGTTCCTTGGGCTGCACCTCGAAGGCCCCCATCTCTCGCTTGCTCGCAAGGGCGCGCACGATCCGTCGCTCATCAGGCCCATGGACGATGATGACATCAAGGCTCTGGTCAGTGCGCGTGCCGAACTGCCGGCTCTCATGGTGACGCTGGCACCGGAAAACGTCACGACGGATCAGGTTCGTGTGTTGGTCGACGCCGGCATCAGGGTCAGTCTCGGACATACGGATACGACCTGCGAAACGGCACTCGCCTATGCGCAGGCGGGCGCTACGCTGGTCACGCATCTGTTCAATGCCATGAGCCCGCTTGCGCACCGCGAGCCCGGTGTCGTGGGGGCGGCTTTGGAGAGCGGAAACCTCTGGGCCGGCATCATCGCCGATGGCGTTCATGTCGATCCGGTTGCGATTGGAGCGGCCCTGCGTGGCAAGAGAGGCCCGGCGCGCATCTTCGCCGTCACCGACGCCATGTCGACAATCGGTACCGATCTCAAATCGTTCACCCTCAACGGTCGCACCATCGAACGACGGAACGGCCGGCTCACGCTGGCAGACGGCACACTGGCCGGTGCGGATATCGACATGATTGGTACACTATCCTACCTCCACGGAACGGTTCAGTTGCCGCTTGAAGAAGCCCTGCGCATGGTGGGGCTATACCCCGCACAGGCGATCGGCCTGGACGCGGCCAAGGGTTGGCTTGGTGCGGGCAGCGATGCCGACTTCGTCATTCTCGACAATGATTTGAACGTCGTCTCCACCTGGATCGGAGGGCAGGCCGTCCATCAGGCGCGCTGA
- a CDS encoding heavy metal translocating P-type ATPase has product MSLKQVENVASHHSWVVGGMDCAGCANKIRTALERLPGVTDVSVSVMAESLAVSLDDEKTSRDRIERTVRKLGYSITPRDGGATCAAGGEGACCASGGQNGPAPQLGSGPRHATAASSHGAGDASVHWYGTAKGRLVILTGLLLVAAWGAEFLLPGALGSWAFILACLIGVAPIARRAFSALGAGMPFTIEMLMTVAAAGALFIGAQEEAALVVFLFAVGEVLEGVAANRARAGIRALGELVPKSALLEENGTTRKVEASQLSIGQIVVVRPGDRIPADGEIVEGIAGIDEAPVTGESVPRTKGEGEDVFAGSISTDAVIRVRVTRAAENNTIARIIRLVEEAQEARAPTERFIDRFSRYYMPAVVGLALLVAVLPPLVVGAAWDVWVYRALALLLIGCPCALVISVPASIASSLSAGARRGLLLKGGAVIEAAARADMVTFDKTGTLTVGRPVVTDIWAREGDRSTVLALAAGVEAGSSHPLAEAVLAHAETQGISFETGREARVIPGRGVEARIAGQTVFVGSPRHAQEEGVLTKDAIDRIDALEAEGKTVAVVSGSEGLSGVVAFRDEPRQDASAAMQELKALGVRAVMLTGDNARTAAAIAAHLSMEYRAELLPDDKVSAIRDLTARHTVMMVGDGINDAPALAMADVGIAMGSGTDVALESADGALLRNRILDVAGMLRLARATMANIHQNIVIALGLKAVFLVTTVLGVTGLWIAILADTGATVLVTLNALRLLGFRVERRS; this is encoded by the coding sequence GTGTCCTTGAAACAGGTTGAGAACGTCGCAAGCCACCATTCCTGGGTGGTGGGCGGCATGGACTGCGCAGGCTGCGCAAACAAGATCAGGACGGCGCTGGAGCGCCTTCCCGGCGTGACCGATGTGAGCGTTTCGGTGATGGCCGAATCGCTTGCGGTTTCGCTCGACGATGAAAAAACCTCCCGCGACCGGATTGAACGCACTGTCAGGAAACTCGGCTACTCGATCACTCCACGTGACGGCGGGGCGACTTGCGCGGCGGGCGGTGAGGGTGCCTGCTGTGCTTCCGGTGGCCAGAACGGCCCGGCACCACAGTTGGGGTCCGGCCCGCGGCATGCAACAGCCGCGTCCTCTCATGGAGCTGGCGACGCGAGCGTGCACTGGTACGGGACCGCGAAGGGCCGGCTTGTTATCCTGACGGGGCTGCTCCTTGTGGCTGCATGGGGGGCAGAGTTTCTTCTGCCCGGTGCGCTGGGCAGCTGGGCCTTCATCCTCGCCTGTCTGATCGGTGTCGCTCCCATTGCACGTCGTGCCTTTTCTGCTCTTGGCGCGGGCATGCCCTTCACCATCGAAATGCTGATGACTGTTGCCGCTGCGGGTGCGTTGTTCATCGGTGCCCAGGAAGAAGCAGCGCTGGTAGTCTTCCTCTTTGCCGTTGGCGAGGTGCTGGAGGGTGTGGCGGCAAATCGCGCCCGCGCCGGCATTCGTGCTCTTGGCGAACTCGTGCCCAAATCTGCGTTGCTTGAGGAGAACGGCACCACGCGCAAGGTCGAGGCGTCGCAGCTTTCCATCGGCCAGATCGTGGTTGTCCGACCGGGCGACAGGATTCCCGCCGATGGTGAAATCGTCGAGGGTATCGCCGGTATCGACGAGGCTCCGGTAACGGGCGAATCCGTTCCCCGAACGAAGGGGGAGGGCGAGGACGTCTTCGCCGGCTCGATCAGCACCGATGCCGTGATCAGGGTGCGCGTCACCAGAGCGGCCGAGAACAACACCATTGCGAGGATCATCCGGCTGGTCGAAGAGGCGCAGGAAGCGCGTGCTCCCACGGAACGCTTCATCGACCGGTTCAGCCGATATTACATGCCCGCGGTGGTCGGGCTGGCGCTTCTGGTTGCGGTCCTTCCTCCGCTTGTCGTCGGTGCGGCATGGGATGTCTGGGTGTACAGGGCGCTCGCATTGCTCCTGATCGGCTGCCCCTGCGCGCTGGTGATATCGGTTCCGGCCTCGATCGCATCGTCACTTTCGGCCGGTGCACGTCGTGGCCTGCTTCTCAAGGGCGGAGCAGTGATCGAAGCTGCGGCCAGAGCGGACATGGTCACATTCGACAAAACCGGTACGCTGACGGTCGGCCGTCCCGTGGTAACCGACATCTGGGCGAGGGAAGGTGATCGCTCCACCGTGCTTGCCCTGGCAGCCGGTGTCGAGGCCGGGTCCAGTCATCCACTGGCCGAAGCCGTGCTTGCGCACGCCGAAACGCAGGGCATTTCTTTCGAAACAGGGCGAGAGGCGCGTGTTATTCCCGGTCGCGGCGTCGAGGCGCGCATTGCCGGACAGACGGTGTTTGTCGGTTCGCCCCGACATGCGCAGGAAGAGGGTGTCCTCACGAAGGATGCCATCGATCGGATTGATGCTCTCGAGGCTGAAGGCAAGACAGTGGCGGTCGTGTCTGGCAGCGAGGGGCTTTCAGGCGTTGTCGCGTTTCGGGACGAGCCGCGTCAGGACGCTTCAGCCGCCATGCAGGAATTGAAGGCGCTTGGCGTGCGTGCGGTCATGCTGACGGGAGACAATGCCCGCACCGCTGCGGCGATCGCCGCGCATCTTTCCATGGAGTACCGCGCCGAACTTCTGCCAGATGACAAGGTATCGGCGATACGTGATCTGACAGCCCGGCATACGGTCATGATGGTGGGTGACGGCATCAACGATGCGCCGGCGCTCGCAATGGCCGATGTCGGGATCGCCATGGGATCGGGAACGGACGTGGCGCTTGAATCTGCCGATGGAGCGCTGCTGCGCAATCGCATTCTCGACGTGGCGGGAATGCTGCGCCTTGCACGCGCTACAATGGCCAATATCCATCAGAACATTGTAATTGCGCTCGGCCTCAAAGCGGTTTTTCTGGTGACGACCGTGCTCGGCGTGACGGGACTCTGGATCGCGATCCTGGCTGATACCGGTGCGACGGTTCTTGTGACGCTGAATGCGTTGCGGCTGCTTGGATTCCGTGTGGAGCGACGATCGTAG
- a CDS encoding LysR family transcriptional regulator translates to MHKQDGLSFATLRAAAAVIDTRSLTGAAQKLGISQPAVSMHLGRLERAIGTPLIKKLGNRIIVKEEISKLVCQILDLERRLRSVGYEKNVSKLKVGICTYTAPLLLGGMGRLGKIKETVSWRIADSKRLEEMYDLGQVDAVFRALYPNEIGPDLVSEYTMRWMGSRELAEQAKRNSGAIPVVLTNPLSPLGIVVREWLRQRCVSYDVVGEVDDIANAMRLVGNGVAVSPLPGFVFDGSSAAMEDCVEVIPGGLETRYGMFYDDKRFNLRLAMDIFELLQGELHRLSPPPVSYQGHSLAHQ, encoded by the coding sequence ATGCACAAACAGGATGGACTATCATTTGCAACTTTGCGGGCCGCTGCGGCGGTCATCGACACACGCAGCCTGACCGGCGCAGCGCAGAAGCTTGGCATAAGCCAGCCAGCGGTCAGTATGCATCTCGGGCGGCTCGAAAGAGCAATTGGTACGCCCTTGATCAAAAAGCTGGGCAACCGGATCATCGTCAAGGAAGAGATCTCCAAGCTGGTCTGTCAGATACTCGATCTCGAGCGCCGTCTGCGCAGCGTTGGCTACGAGAAAAACGTTTCCAAGCTGAAGGTCGGCATCTGCACCTACACGGCTCCCCTGCTTCTCGGCGGGATGGGGCGGCTGGGCAAGATCAAGGAGACTGTGAGTTGGCGGATTGCCGATTCCAAGCGGCTGGAAGAGATGTATGATCTGGGGCAGGTCGACGCAGTCTTCCGCGCGCTCTATCCCAATGAAATCGGCCCGGATCTCGTCAGCGAATACACGATGCGCTGGATGGGGTCGCGGGAGCTTGCCGAACAGGCAAAGCGAAACAGTGGTGCGATACCGGTGGTGTTGACCAATCCGCTTTCTCCGCTGGGTATTGTTGTCCGGGAGTGGCTGCGTCAACGCTGCGTATCCTATGACGTGGTGGGCGAGGTTGATGATATCGCCAACGCCATGAGGCTTGTGGGCAACGGGGTTGCGGTGTCTCCATTGCCGGGATTTGTCTTTGATGGCAGTTCAGCCGCGATGGAGGACTGTGTTGAAGTGATACCTGGCGGCCTCGAAACCCGCTATGGCATGTTTTACGATGACAAGCGTTTCAACCTGCGGCTCGCCATGGACATTTTCGAGCTCCTTCAGGGTGAGTTGCATCGCCTGTCTCCCCCGCCAGTCTCCTACCAGGGGCACAGCCTGGCTCACCAATAG
- a CDS encoding IclR family transcriptional regulator C-terminal domain-containing protein, with the protein MENKIVSNTAEGRDLVGSLQKGLGVLEILADAPDGMTLTEVAKEAGLTRAGARRLLLTLVASGYARQEDRRFILSARLLGLARTWMGGATLWRYAEPIMRRISETLGESCSAAVLEGEEVVYVARVAGRRIVSVALNVGTRLPAFCTSMGRVLLSDLDAAELTRFLAQASISAKTERTLTDRAELAEAVAMAGASGYAIVDQELELGLRSIAVPVRDMGGHIVAALNVSTQSARFTCAEMERTILPLLQAGAREIEDFLALQ; encoded by the coding sequence ATGGAGAATAAAATCGTGTCAAACACCGCAGAGGGGCGCGATCTCGTTGGATCGCTGCAAAAGGGACTTGGCGTCCTCGAAATTCTCGCAGACGCGCCGGATGGCATGACGCTGACGGAGGTGGCGAAGGAAGCCGGATTGACCCGCGCAGGGGCACGACGCCTGCTGCTCACACTGGTGGCAAGCGGCTATGCGCGACAGGAGGACCGACGGTTCATTTTGTCTGCAAGACTGCTCGGACTGGCACGCACATGGATGGGAGGAGCCACTCTCTGGCGCTATGCCGAACCCATCATGCGGCGGATCTCCGAAACGCTCGGCGAATCCTGCTCCGCAGCCGTTCTGGAAGGGGAAGAAGTGGTTTATGTCGCCCGGGTAGCCGGGCGACGAATCGTTTCGGTGGCTCTCAATGTGGGCACGCGCCTGCCGGCCTTCTGCACATCCATGGGCCGGGTCCTGCTGTCAGACCTGGACGCGGCCGAACTCACCCGTTTTCTCGCGCAGGCGTCGATCAGCGCCAAGACCGAGAGAACGTTGACGGACCGGGCCGAACTCGCCGAAGCCGTGGCGATGGCCGGCGCGAGCGGCTATGCCATTGTCGACCAGGAACTGGAGCTCGGTCTGCGCTCGATTGCGGTGCCGGTCCGAGACATGGGCGGGCACATTGTGGCTGCGCTCAATGTCTCCACCCAGTCGGCGCGCTTCACCTGCGCCGAGATGGAAAGGACGATCCTGCCTTTGCTTCAGGCCGGCGCGCGTGAGATCGAAGACTTTCTCGCGCTGCAATAG
- a CDS encoding CoA transferase subunit A, with protein sequence MARFVPLSQAVAENLGNGDSVAFEGFTHLIPTAAAHEAIRQGFSDLTLIRMTPDVVYDQMIGMGLARKLIFSYAGNPGVGLLRRLRDAVENGFPHKIEIEEHSHAAMANAYEAGAAGLPCAVFRGYRGAELARVNPNIKFIECPFTGESLAVVPALRPDVTFIHAQKADRKGNVLVEGIVGIQKEAVLAAKRAVVTVEEIVDDFSDLHPNLTILPHWTVTDIAVVPGGAHPSYTHGYYARDNAEYLKWDKIAADRDLFRDWMQKNVLDASPEDFAGRVEKLRDAK encoded by the coding sequence ATGGCGCGTTTTGTTCCGCTGTCGCAGGCGGTCGCGGAGAATCTCGGCAATGGCGACAGTGTCGCTTTCGAGGGGTTCACGCATCTTATCCCCACTGCCGCTGCCCATGAGGCGATCCGCCAGGGTTTTAGCGATCTCACCCTGATCCGGATGACCCCCGATGTGGTTTATGACCAGATGATCGGCATGGGTCTGGCCCGCAAGCTGATCTTTTCCTATGCCGGCAATCCCGGTGTTGGTCTTCTGCGCCGGCTGCGCGACGCGGTGGAAAACGGCTTTCCGCACAAAATCGAGATCGAGGAACATTCGCACGCCGCCATGGCCAATGCTTACGAGGCAGGTGCAGCAGGGCTTCCCTGTGCGGTTTTCCGTGGCTATCGCGGTGCGGAGCTTGCCCGCGTGAACCCGAACATAAAATTCATCGAGTGCCCTTTCACGGGCGAGAGCCTGGCCGTCGTGCCGGCGCTCCGGCCCGATGTCACCTTCATTCACGCCCAGAAGGCGGACCGGAAGGGGAATGTGCTGGTTGAGGGCATTGTCGGCATTCAGAAAGAGGCGGTGCTGGCGGCGAAACGCGCTGTCGTGACCGTGGAAGAAATCGTCGACGACTTCTCCGACCTGCACCCCAATCTCACCATCCTGCCGCATTGGACGGTGACCGACATCGCCGTGGTGCCGGGCGGGGCGCATCCCTCCTACACGCATGGCTATTACGCGCGTGACAACGCCGAATATCTGAAATGGGACAAGATCGCCGCAGACCGCGACCTGTTCCGAGACTGGATGCAGAAGAATGTGCTTGATGCGTCGCCCGAGGATTTCGCAGGCCGCGTCGAGAAGCTGAGGGACGCAAAATGA
- a CDS encoding CoA-transferase subunit beta, translating to MSKPEFTPNEMMTIAASRALKNDDVCFVGIGAPSAACNIARLTHAPDITLIYESGTIGTAPDVLPLSIGDGELCDTALTTVPVTEMFRYWLQGGRITIGFLGAAQIDRYGNINTTVIGDYGNPKTRLPGGGGAPEIATSSQEVYITLAQSKRGMVEKIDFYTSFGHGDGGDHRESLGIRTKGPTLLITDLAIWKPDPVTKEFTVVSLHPGVTRDQVQETCGWSVTFADGVEETPPPTELELATLRDLKARTEAAHKGA from the coding sequence ATGAGCAAGCCCGAATTCACCCCAAACGAGATGATGACGATTGCCGCCTCGCGCGCGCTGAAGAACGACGATGTGTGCTTCGTCGGCATCGGCGCGCCGTCCGCCGCATGCAACATTGCGCGCCTGACCCATGCGCCCGACATCACGCTTATCTATGAATCCGGCACCATCGGAACCGCGCCCGACGTGCTGCCGCTTTCCATCGGCGATGGTGAACTCTGCGACACCGCGCTAACCACCGTTCCGGTGACAGAAATGTTCCGCTACTGGCTGCAGGGCGGGCGCATCACCATCGGCTTTCTGGGCGCGGCCCAGATCGACAGATACGGCAACATCAACACCACCGTCATCGGTGACTATGGCAACCCGAAGACGCGGCTTCCAGGCGGCGGTGGCGCCCCCGAAATCGCCACCTCCTCGCAGGAAGTCTACATCACGCTCGCCCAGTCGAAGCGGGGCATGGTGGAGAAGATCGACTTCTACACCTCATTTGGTCACGGCGATGGCGGCGACCACCGGGAGAGCCTCGGCATTCGCACAAAGGGGCCGACTCTGCTCATCACCGATCTTGCGATCTGGAAGCCGGACCCGGTGACGAAGGAGTTCACCGTCGTGTCGCTGCATCCGGGTGTGACACGCGATCAGGTGCAGGAGACCTGCGGCTGGAGCGTGACGTTCGCGGACGGTGTGGAAGAGACACCGCCACCAACCGAACTGGAGCTTGCGACACTGCGCGACTTGAAAGCCCGTACTGAAGCGGCTCATAAGGGTGCATGA